The sequence CCTTGACCTCCCGCCACAAATCCTCTAACTTGAGTTGGGTCAGGTCTTTGACCTGTACCATGGGGCGTCCTCCTTTCTAAGATATCTTTCTCTTATCTCTAGAAGGATACGCCCCCCTCTTTTTACACACAATATGTTACGCTACCCACGAGGTTTCCACATGGCACTTAAGGCACATATATGGTATGCTTGAGACTATCAAACATGACCGTGATGTTCGGACGTGGGACAGAGCAAAGCTAAACCTGTTATCGCAGAGGAGGAAACACGCTTACCTTGACTTCGAAACAAGCTTTTGCTTATACTATTTGCCTAGTTGCCCGAGTGGCGCAATGGTAGCGCAACCGATTTGTAATCGGTAGGTTAGTGGGTTCGAATCCCCTCTCGGGCTAGTGTCGGAGGGGTGGGTGAGTGGTTAATACCAACAGACTGTAAATCTGTCGCCCTCAGGGCTACGCAGGTTCGAATCCTGCCCCCTCCAGGTAAAGGTTAACTAAATAATGATGAAATGATGCCCACATAGCTCAGCCGGTAGAGCACGCCCTTGGTAAGGGTGAGGTCACCAGTTCGAATCTGGTTGTGGGCTCATGGAAGAGGAGGCTATAAATGGCAAAGAAAAGGTTTGAGCGGGTAAAACCACACGTAAACGTTGGGACAATTGGTCACGTCGACCACGGGAAGACTACGCTGACTTCGGCCATAACCAGGGTACTGGCCACAGTAGGCGCAGCATCATATCGCTCCTATGACAGTATAGACAATGCCCCTGAAGAAAAGGCCAGAGGGCTGACTATTCAGATCGCCCACATAGAGTACGAGACCGGAAAGCGCCACTACGCCCACGTGGACTGCCCCGGCCATGCTGACTATATCAAGAACATGATCACCGGCGCTGCTCAGATGGATGGAGCCATCGTGGTAGTCAGCGCCCCTGACGGGCCTATGCCTCAAACGAGGGAGCACATTCTGCTGGCACGCCAGGTAGAAGTACCGTCCATAGTGGTTGCCTTGAATAAGGTGGACGCCATGGATGACCCTGAGCTGCTCGAGCTCGTGGAACTAGAGTTGAGAGATTTGCTAACCAAGTATGGCTTCCCTGGAGACAAGATCCCCATAGTGCGGGTTAGTGCTCTTAAGGCAGGCGAATGTGGCTGCGGTAAGAGAGACTGCCAGTGGTGTGGGGGAATCTGGAAGCTAATGGATGCGGTTGACGCTTATATCCCCACCCCGGTACGAGACAAGGACAAACCTTTCCTGATGCCGATTGAGGATGTCTTTAGCATCAAGGGACGTGGTACTGTACCCACAGGGAGGGTAGAGAGAGGCACTATCAAAGCAGGCGATCCAGTGGAGATAGTGGGGCTAGGAACATCTATCAACACTGTTGCTATTAGTCTGGAGATGTTCCACAAGATTTTGGACGATGCCGAGCCTGGCGATGCAGTCGGAATCCTGTTGAGAGGTGTGGAACGGGAACAAATCGAAAGAGGCATGGTGATTGCTAAACCCGGTTCTGTGAAGCCACACACCAAGGCTGAGGGTCAGGTCTACATCTTGACCAAGGAAGAAGGCGGGAGGCACACTCCCTTCTTCAATGGCTACAAGCCCCAATTCTACATCAGGACCACGGATGTCACCGGCGCGATTAAGCTACCTGAAGGAATGGAAATGGCTATGCCAGGGGATAATGTGAAGATGACCGTAGAGTTGATCAGCCCCGTGGCACTGGAGGAGGGGCTGAGATTCGCCATCAGGGAAGGCGGCAGAACAGTAGGGGCGGGGACATTCACTCGCATAATTGAGTAGTAGAGTACGTGGCAAAGAAAGCTGACGTTAGAGGTATCATTCATCTTGCTTGCACCCAGTGTAGAGAGAGAACCTATACCACTACTAAGAACAGGAAGAATGATCCACAGCGATTAGAGCTAAAGAAGTATTGTCCTCGCTGCCGCACTCAGACACTGCATAGAGAGGCCAAATAGCCAGTAATGGGAAAGGCTGAAGCTGCCGGGAAGCAAGGTACCAGATTCAGGTTCTTTAGCGACATCATAGCCGAGCTAAAGAAAGTAGTCTGGCCCACGAGACGTGATACAATACGGTTGACCGTCATAGTGCTAATCGTCTGTATTACCCTCGGCATTCTTCTTGGCGCGCTTGACTATGGATTCACCCACCTGGTATGGGACGTGTTGCTGGGGAGATAGTGGATTACCATGCAGGAAGACGAAAGACAGTGGTACATGATTCACACATATACAGGGCGTGAAGCGCAGGTCCAACTAAACCTGGAGCAGCGTGTCAAGTCTATGGACGTTGACAAGGACATAGGCGATGTCATCATACCTACTGTAGAGGAGATCGAAATCAAGGAAGGGCAACGACGCACCGTATCCAAGAAGCTTTACCCTGGCTACGTGCTTGTCAAGATGAGAATGAATAACAACAGCTGGAGTATAGTTCGCAATACTCCAGGAGTCACCAGTTTCGTGAGCAACCAGGACGAGCAAGGGAAACTCATTCCTGCCCCTCTTGAAGAAGAAGAGGTGGCAACCATATTGGCGAAGATGAAAGCTGGTGCACCTCAGGTAACGGTCGGATTGACCAAAGGGGAAAGCGTACGCATTACCGATGGCCCATTCATCGATTTTGCTGGCATAATCGATGAAATCAGCCCAGAGAAAGGTAAAGTGAGAGTACTGGTTTCCTTCTTTGGACGAGAGACGCCAATAGAGCTCGACTTTTTACAGGTGGAGAAGCTTTAGACATGGCAAAGAAGGTAAAGGCTATTCTTAAACTGCAACTTCCGGCTGGCAAGGCCACGCCGGCACCCCCGGTGGGGCCG comes from Chloroflexota bacterium and encodes:
- the tuf gene encoding elongation factor Tu, whose translation is MAKKRFERVKPHVNVGTIGHVDHGKTTLTSAITRVLATVGAASYRSYDSIDNAPEEKARGLTIQIAHIEYETGKRHYAHVDCPGHADYIKNMITGAAQMDGAIVVVSAPDGPMPQTREHILLARQVEVPSIVVALNKVDAMDDPELLELVELELRDLLTKYGFPGDKIPIVRVSALKAGECGCGKRDCQWCGGIWKLMDAVDAYIPTPVRDKDKPFLMPIEDVFSIKGRGTVPTGRVERGTIKAGDPVEIVGLGTSINTVAISLEMFHKILDDAEPGDAVGILLRGVEREQIERGMVIAKPGSVKPHTKAEGQVYILTKEEGGRHTPFFNGYKPQFYIRTTDVTGAIKLPEGMEMAMPGDNVKMTVELISPVALEEGLRFAIREGGRTVGAGTFTRIIE
- the rpmG gene encoding 50S ribosomal protein L33, which gives rise to MAKKADVRGIIHLACTQCRERTYTTTKNRKNDPQRLELKKYCPRCRTQTLHREAK
- the secE gene encoding preprotein translocase subunit SecE, with translation MGKAEAAGKQGTRFRFFSDIIAELKKVVWPTRRDTIRLTVIVLIVCITLGILLGALDYGFTHLVWDVLLGR
- the nusG gene encoding transcription termination/antitermination factor NusG; translation: MQEDERQWYMIHTYTGREAQVQLNLEQRVKSMDVDKDIGDVIIPTVEEIEIKEGQRRTVSKKLYPGYVLVKMRMNNNSWSIVRNTPGVTSFVSNQDEQGKLIPAPLEEEEVATILAKMKAGAPQVTVGLTKGESVRITDGPFIDFAGIIDEISPEKGKVRVLVSFFGRETPIELDFLQVEKL